A stretch of the Osmerus mordax isolate fOsmMor3 chromosome 12, fOsmMor3.pri, whole genome shotgun sequence genome encodes the following:
- the mtmr7a gene encoding myotubularin-related protein 7a, whose product MEHIRLPKVENVRLIDRISPRRATLGTMYLTATHTIFVENETEIRTETWVLHSLVYSVEKLSTTATGCPLLIHCKNFQVLHFIIPQERDCHDVHMSLLRLSHPECYEELYCFSYNPNSAKEERQQGWAFVDLKAEYSRMGLPNSMWKVTPVNCDYKVSDTYPADLYVPKSATPPVIVGSSKFRSRGRFPTLAYYCRENHAAICRSSQPLSGFSARCVEDEQMLEAIVRSNPRSDFMYVVDTRPKLNAMANRAAGKGYENEDNYSNIKFQFLGIENIHVMRNSLQKILEVSELRSPSMSDFLEGVGSSGWLKHIKAVLDTGIFIAKAISEEGVSVLVHCSDGWDRTAQVCSVACVLLDPFYRTLKGLMVLIERDWVSFGHKFSHRYNHLDGDPKEVSPVLDQLLECVWQLMEQFPCAFEFNERFLMAIHSNIYSCQYGNFIGNSQRERLELGLCEKTHSLWFHLWKNRSDYMNPLYRPDHSQTQGVLRPDTAPYCFKFWKALYNRFDRGMHPRQSVLDYLMAIREETQQLEEQLASHEERIEELEKQPGKSLQMQPDTLDQSHAVWALHPPDSGLALANTPQDYTGGFLCSSPCQLRAPESALLILNKTDLSTNSDQESGIADISFCSPPSEDSVKDPDSDEAAYSAA is encoded by the exons ATGGAGCACATCAGACTGCCAAAG GTTGAGAATGTCCGACTCATTGACAGAATCTCGCCCCGAAGAGCCACTTTGGGCACAATGTACCTGACAGCAACCCACACCATCTTTGTGGAGAACGAGACTGAGATCCGCACAGAGACATGG GTACTCCACAGTTTAGTATACAGCGTGGAAAAGCTAAGCACAACAGCTACAGGATGTCCTCTGTTGATTCACTGCAAGAACTTCCAAGTCCTCCATTTCATCATTCCCCAGGAGAGGGACTGCCATGATGTCCACATGTCGCTCCTTCGTCTCTCTCATCCAG AGTGTTATGAGGAGCTATACTGCTTCTCCTACAACCCCAACAGTGccaaggaggagaggcagcagggctgggccTTTGTAGACCTCAAGGCTGAGTACAGCAGAATGGGGCTTCCAAACTCCATGTGGAAAGTCACCCCAGTCAACTGTGACTACAAG GTGAGTGACACATACCCTGCTGATCTGTACGTGCCAAAGTCAGCCACACCCCCAGTCATTGTTGGGAGCTCCAAATTCCGAAGCCGGGGCCGATTCCCCACGCTGGCCTACTACTGCAGAGAAAACcat GCTGCCATCTGTCGTAGCAGccagcccctctctggcttcAGCGCGCGCTGCGTGGAGGACGAGCAGATGCTGGAGGCCATTGTGAGGTCCAACCCCCGCAGTGACTTCATGTATGTGGTGGACACCAGGCCCAAG CTGAACGCAATGGCAAACCGGGCTGCAGGGAAAGGCTATGAAAATGAAGATAACTACTCCAACATCAAGTTCCAGTTCCTCGGCATTGAGAACATCCATGTGATGAGGAACAGCCTACAGAAGATACTGGAAG TGAGTGAACTGCGGTCCCCCTCCATGTCTGACTTCCTGGAGGGTGTGGGGAGCTCAGGCTGGCTGAAGCACATCAAAGCGGTCCTAGACACAGGCATCTTCATTGCTAAG gccaTTTCAGAAGAAGGTGTCAGTGTGCTGGTCCACTGCTCTGATGGTTGGGACAGGACTGCTCAGGTTTGCTCTGTGGCCTGTGTCCTGCTGGACCCCTTCTACAGGACTCTGAAAGGACTCATG GTTCTCATCGAGAGAGATTGGGTCTCGTTCGGACACAAGTTCTCCCACAG ATACAACCACCTGGACGGGGATCCTAAAGAAGTGTCTCCTGTCCTGGACCAGttactggagtgtgtgtggcagctgATGGAGCAGTTTCCTTGTGCCTTTGAGTTCAACGAAAGGTTCCTAATGGCCATACACAGCAACATCTACAGCTGCCAATATGGCAACTTTATAGGAAACAGCCAGAGGGAGCGCTTAGAGCTGGG GCTTTGTGAGAAGACGCACTCTCTGTGGTTCCACCTGTGGAAGAACAGGAGTGACTACATGAACCCTCTCTACCGGCCTGACCACAGCCAAACTCAGGGGGTTCTGAGGCCAGATACTGCCCCCTACTGTTTCAA gttctgGAAGGCCTTGTACAACCGGTTTGACAGAGGCATGCATCCTCGCCAGTCTGTTCTGGACTACCTGATGGCCATCAGAGAAGAGACCCAGCAGCTGGAGGAACAGCTGGCCTCACATGAGGAG AGAATAGAAGAGCTGGAGAAGCAGCCAGGAAAGAGCCTCCAGATGCAGCCTGACACGCTGGATCAGAGCCACGCAGTCTGGGCTCTTCACCCCCCAGACAGTGGCCTGGCCCTGGCCAACACCCCCCAGGACTACACCGGGGGCTTTCTCTGCAGCAGCCCCTGCCAGCTGAGGGCGCCAGAGAGCGCATTGCTCATCCTGAACAAAACCGACCTCTCGACCAACAGTGACCAGGAGTCAGGCATAGCAGACATCAGCTTCTGCTCTCCACCCAGCGAGGACAGCGTCAAGGACCCTGACTCTGATGAGGCTGCCTACTCTGCTGCCTGA
- the cnot7 gene encoding CCR4-NOT transcription complex subunit 7 codes for MPAATLDHSQRICEVWANNLDEELKRIRQVIRKYNYIAMDTEFPGVVARPIGEFRSNADYQYQLLRCNVDLLKIIQLGLTFMNEQGEYPPGTSTWQFNFKFNLTEDMYAQDSIELLTTSGIQFKKHEDEGIETLYFAELLMTSGVVLCEGVKWLSFHSGYDFGYLIKILSNSNLPEEEVDFFEILRLFFPIIYDVKYLMKSCKNLKGGLQEVAEQLELERIGPQHQAGSDSLLTGMAFFKMREMFFEDHIDDAKYCGHLYGLSSGSAYVQNGTGNAYEEEANKQQS; via the exons ATGCCCGCCGCTACTCTGGATCATAGCCAGAGAATCTGTGAGGTGTGGGCCAACAACCTGGATGAGGAGCTGAAGAGGATCCGGCAGGTCATACGCAAGTACAACTACATTGCCATG GACACAGAGTTTCCAGGTGTGGTTGCAAGGCCAATCGGAGAGTTCCGAAGCAATGCTGACTACCAGTACCAGTTACTGCGCTGTAATGTGGACTTGCTGAAGATCATCCAGCTTGGCCTTACCTTTATGAATGAACAGGGTGAATACCCACCGGGAACCTCAACGTGGCAGTTCAATTTTAAGTTTAACCTCAC AGAGGACATGTATGCCCAGGACTCCATCGAGCTCTTAACCACATCAGGGATTCAGTTTAAGAAGCATGAGGATGAGGGCATCGAGACGCTGTACTTTGCCGAGCTGCTAATGACCTCTGGCGTGGTTCTGTGCGAGGGGGTCAAGTGGCTCTCTTTCCACAG TGGCTATGACTTTGGCTATcttatcaaaatcctgtccaactCGAACCTGCCTGAAGAGGAGGTGGATTTCTTTGAGATCCTTCGTTTGTTCTTTCCCATCATATATGATGTCAAGTACCTCATGAAGAGTTGCAAAAACCTAAAG GGAGGCCTGCAGGAGGTGGCAGAGCAGCTGGAGCTAGAGAGGATCGGCCCCCAGCACCAGGCCGGCTCCGACTCTCTCCTCACTGGGATGGCCTTCTTCAAGATGAGAGAG ATGTTCTTTGAGGATCATATTGATGATGCAAAGTACTGTGGCCACTTGTACGGGCTGAGCTCTGGCTCTGCCTACGTCCAGAACGGAACGGGCAATGCCTAcgaggaggaggccaacaagCAGCAGTCATGA